In one Fundulus heteroclitus isolate FHET01 chromosome 3, MU-UCD_Fhet_4.1, whole genome shotgun sequence genomic region, the following are encoded:
- the LOC105917527 gene encoding transmembrane protein 222 — MAEVDDTDIMMNYQGDFLKGGRKSCRYPYCIVWTPIPILSWVLPFIGHMGICTSSGVIRDFAGSYFVSEDNMGFGRPTKYWRLDVDKVCGNGAATWDQAVHDASEEYKCRPHNLCLDNCHSHVAMALNLMRYDNSSSWNMVNLCVLSFIHGKHVSWAAVLKTWLPFVMLCGVIAMFILTLNLQ; from the exons ATGGCGGAGGTGGACGACACCGACATCATGATGAACTACCAGGGTGATTTCTTAAAAGGCGGCCGGAAAAGCTGCCGCTACCCGTACTGCATTGTCTGGACACCTATTCCCATTTTATC GTGGGTGCTCCCCTTCATCGGTCACATGGGCATCTGCACCTCTTCAGGGGTCATACGAGACTTTGCGGGATCCTACTTTGTCTCG GAGGACAACATGGGGTTTGGTCGACCCACAAA GTATTGGAGGCTTGACGTGGATAAAGTCTGTGGGAATGGTGCCGCAACGTGGGACCAAGCGGTGCACGATGCATCTGAGGAATACAAATGCAGGCCG CACAACCTGTGCCTGGATAACTGTCATTCCCACGTTGCTATGGCTTTAAACCTGATGCGATACGACAACAGCTCGTCCTGGAACAtggtgaacctctgtgtgctgtCCTTCATTCATGGGAAACATGTGAG CTGGGCAGCCGTCCTGAAGACCTGGCTGCCCTTCGTCATGCTCTGCGGGGTCATCGCCATGTTCATCCTGACGCTCAACCTACAGTAA
- the nr0b2a gene encoding nuclear receptor subfamily 0 group B member 2a, which yields MDSGCSCSSGRDRLLNPILYNILSQMESGGPGQDALGNNSAPHRCNCEVRRTVCLVRPSEVCKEASAVLVKTVRFMRNLPAFNQLPPGDQYALLKSCWAPLFILGLAQERVDFDVTDVPADSMLKKILLNRQERPEAEKEQPTMAGVSKLKCCLKKFWSLDLSPKEYAYLKGTTIFNPDVAELQAGLFVEGLQQEAQHALSEVVQLLHPGRPERFARILLTASMLQGVTPSLITELFFRPVIGQANLLELLLDMLFCRNP from the exons ATGGACAGCGGATGCAGCTGCTCGTCCGGCAGGGACAGGCTCCTGAATCCCATCCTCTACAACATCCTGAGTCAAATGGAGAGCGGCGGGCCGGGCCAGGACGCCCTCGGCAACAACTCGGCCCCCCACAGGTGCAACTGCGAGGTGCGGCGGACGGTGTGTTTGGTCCGACCCTCGGAGGTCTGCAAGGAGGCCTCGGCGGTCCTGGTCAAAACCGTCCGCTTCATGAGAAACCTGCCGGCGTTCAACCAGCTGCCGCCGGGCGACCAGTACGCTCTGCTCAAGAGCTGCTGGGCGCCGCTCTTCATCCTGGGTCTGGCCCAGGAGCGCGTGGACTTCGACGTGACGGACGTCCCCGCCGACAGCATGCTGAAGAAGATCCTGCTGAACCGGCAGGAGAGGCCCGAGGCGGAGAAGGAGCAGCCCACCATGGCCGGCGTCAGCAAACTCAAGTGCTGCCTGAAAAAGTTTTGGAGTTTGGATTTGAGCCCGAAGGAGTACGCGTATCTGAAAGGGACCACGATATTTAACCCAG ACGTAGCAGAGTTACAAGCAGGCCTGTTCGTAGAAGGACTGCAGCAGGAAGCGCAGCATGCCCTGAGCGAGGTGGTCCAGCTCCTTCATCCCGGCCGCCCGGAGCGCTTTGCTCGGATTCTCCTCACAGCCTCCATGCTTCAGGGCGTCACGCCCAGCCTCATCACTGAGCTGTTCTTCCGGCCCGTGATTGGCCAGGCCAAcctgctggagctgctgctcgACATGCTCTTCTGCAGAAACCCGTGA
- the kdf1a gene encoding keratinocyte differentiation factor 1, which produces MPGHSSGAPQTSRHKPHASNSKADKYRQSGTIYRESAVQHDLKDPHGERLREHHNEHPRYSENKNGRSRGHPRNGAARGSETIGFIPGTADSAPAGRPTCGSCSAGWSGCKALICCVLTCGFYGSREPCLPANESSTDHPPKAGGEPSNGMALNNPTCGVSTESSKPKTAKLPPSESFRYPDVRFRGEIVSYPVNASKRTRPPAKGESHRPISNTSLLSNDYELDDPCDSTDVDSLITKKLLELYALHQIEELAKCTSDSSFFRKTNEISELIYSIAQNYNLEEQEAECKLVHGVIRISTRKAKKKASHASAGQRPNGRNDGTLPDSGNETMTHTFMSSDSPEVKVSERTPSDELARKMRHCSLRPYSSSTATAYSPYQHDTGTTSSGAPLLI; this is translated from the exons ATGCCTGGCCACAGCTCAGGGGCTCCCCAGACGTCCCGCCACAAGCCCCACGCCTCCAACTCCAAAGCAGACAAGTACAGACAAAGTGGAACTATATACAGGGAGAGCGCGGTCCAGCATGACCTCAAGGACCCTCACGGGGAGCGGCTACGCGAACACCACAACGAGCACCCTCGGTATTCGGAGAACAAGAACGGCCGGAGCAGAGGACACCCGCGGAACGGCGCGGCCCGGGGCTCGGAGACGATAGGATTCATCCCGGGGACGGCGGACAGCGCGCCGGCCGGCAGGCCCACCTGCGGCTCGTGCTCCGCGGGCTGGAGCGGCTGCAAGGCCCTCATCTGCTGCGTGCTCACCTGTGGGTTCTACGGCAGCCGAGAGCCCTGTCTGCCCGCCAACGAGAGCTCCACCGACCACCCGCCCAAAGCAGGCGGAGAGCCTTCCAACGGCATGGCCCTGAACAACCCGACCTGCGGCGTGTCAACGGAGTCCAGCAAGCCCAAAACTGCCAAGTTGCCCCCGAGCGAAAGCTTCCGTTACCCGGATGTCCGTTTCCGAGGCGAGATAGTAAGCTACCCGGTCAACGCCTCCAAACGGACCCGCCCGCCCGCTAAAGGGGAGAGCCACAGGCCGATCAGCAACACCAGCCTGCTGTCCAACGACTACGAGCTGGACGACCCGTGCGACAGCACCGACGTCGACTCGCTCATCACCAAGAAGCTCCTGGAGCTCTACGCCCTCCACCAGATCGAGGAGCTGGCCAAGTGCACGTCCGACTCCTCCTTCTTCCGCAAGACCAACGAGATCAGCGAGCTCATCTACAGCATCGCGCAGAACTACAACCTGGAGGAGCAGGAGGCCGAGTGCAAGCTGGTGCACGGAGTCATCCGCATCAGCACGCGCAAGGCCAAGAAGAAGGCCAGCCACGCGTCGGCGGGGCAGCGTCCCAACGGCAGGAACGACGGGACGCTGCCCGACAGCGGCAACGAGACCATGACCCACACCTTCATGAGCAGCGATT ctccagaggTGAAAGTGTCCGAGCGAACGCCGTCAGACGAGCTGGCGAGGAAGATGAGACACTGCAGCTTGAGAC CGTATTCCTCCAGCACTGCCACCGCCTACTCTCCCTACCAGCACGACACTGGAACGACCTCCTCAGGAGCCCCTCTGCTCATCTGA
- the tpbgl gene encoding trophoblast glycoprotein-like yields the protein MCIFSACVFLGVLLLFAPCRCSECPLACECFAVTHTVKCVSVDLLAVPDNIPGYTRNVIITGNNIHQVGPDPFTELQNVTNIILSNNRITELASHTFAALTNLRSLDLSANRLVLIHPEALSIPGSPLQELNLSRSLHNFTALTDLATALRWGGLWGLLRLDLSGNLLALLPPGMFSHVPALQRLLLGNNSLAAVYAGTFSGIERLQMLDLTRNDFEAFTGDALQELERLGNARIFLGSNPYACSCESRDFVTWLNKTKSRVDADAVRCASPEELADARVQGLTVRAIGCVVPVLAEVTDLTLQTSYVFLGVVLGFVGMVFLFVLYLNRNGMKKWIIETRDACRDVLEGYHYRYGIDSDPRLGHITAGGSRPQRHPGLSQQLPSDTCVVQGPTETQVRPVVTSPPVNS from the exons ATGTGCATTTTCTCAGCGTGTGTTTTCCTGGGAGTCCTCCTCCTGTTTGCACCCTGCCGGTGCTCGGAGTGTCCTCTCGCTTGCGAATGTTTCGCGGTCACCCACACGGTGAAATGCGTCTCCGTGGATCTGCTCGCAGTGCCAGACAACATTCCAGGATACACCCGGAATGTCATCATCACGGGGAATAACATACATCAGGTTGGACCAGATCCGTTCACAGAGCTGCAGAATGTAACTAACATCATTTTAAGCAATAACAG GATCACAGAGTTGGCCTCTCACACTTTCGCCGCCCTCACCAACCTGCGCTCCCTGGACCTCAGCGCTAACCGGCTGGTGCTCATCCACCCAGAGGCCCTCAGCATCCCCGGGAGCCCCCTCCAGGAGCTCAACCTGAGCCGCTCGCTGCACAACTTCACCGCCTTGACTGACCTGGCCACGGCCCTCCGCTGGGGTGGCCTCTGGGGTCTCCTCCGCCTCGACCTCTCCGGGAACCTCCTGGCCCTCCTGCCGCCCGGGATGTTCTCCCACGTGCCCGCCTTGCAGCGGCTCCTGCTCGGCAACAACTCGCTGGCGGCCGTCTACGCGGGGACCTTCTCTGGCATCGAACGTCTGCAGATGCTGGACCTGACGCGCAACGACTTCGAGGCCTTCACGGGGGACGCCCTCCAGGAGCTGGAGAGACTTGGGAACGCTCGGATCTTTCTCGGGAGCAACCCGTACGCCTGCTCCTGCGAGAGCCGGGATTTTGTGACCTGGCTGAATAAAACCAAGTCCCGGGTGGACGCAGATGCGGTCCGATGCGCGTCGCCAGAGGAGCTAGCTGACGCCAGGGTGCAGGGACTCACCGTCCGGGCCATCGGCTGCGTGGTTCCGGTCCTCGCCGAGGTGACTGACCTCACCTTGCAGACGTCTTACGTTTTCCTGGGGGTGGTGCTGGGCTTCGTCGGCATGGTTTTCCTCTTTGTGCTCTACCTGAATCGCAACGGCATGAAGAAATGGATCATAGAGACGAGGGACGCATGCCGGGACGTCCTGGAGGGCTATCACTACCGGTACGGGATAGACTCGGACCCTCGGCTGGGTCACATAACAGCGGGCGGCAGCCGGCCGCAGAGGCATCCGGGGCTGTCCCAGCAGCTGCCAAGTGACACCTGCGTCGTCCAGGGCCCCACAGAGACTCAAGTCAGACCAGTGGTAACCTCCCCTCCTGTAAACTCCTGA